In one window of Ovis aries strain OAR_USU_Benz2616 breed Rambouillet chromosome 5, ARS-UI_Ramb_v3.0, whole genome shotgun sequence DNA:
- the PWWP2A gene encoding PWWP domain-containing protein 2A isoform X6, whose amino-acid sequence MAAVAAEAAATAASPGEGGAGEAEPEMEPIPGSEAGTDPLPVTATEASVPDGEADGQQSSSQADEPPLPPPPPPPPPPPGELARSPEAAGLELEPEEKLPARVVEPAAAAPQEGPSLPPSPVPPPEEPPAPEKPQEPPLPQPAAPALVPPAGGDSAVSQLIPGSEVRVTLDHIIEDALVVSFRLGEKLFSGVLMDLSKRHHETYGAIALLLVGKIYSHSGEAILVFWPRSMWDLNFPRRDRTSLPCIGRFGPHGIPVTVFPKREYKDKPEAMQLQSNTFQEGTEVKCEVNGAVPNDPSPVPPPELSLAESLWTSKPPPLFHEGAPYPPPLFIRDTYNQSIPQPPPRKIKRPKRKMYREEPTSIMNAIKLRPRQVLCDKCKNSVVAEKKEIRKGGSASDSSKYEDKKRRNESVTTVNKKLKTDHKVDGRSHSESQRRNAVVRVPSITHSRGRAVRVPAQANTSKAQLSTKKVLQNKNMDHAKAREVLKIAKEKAQKKQSETSTSRSAHSKVHFTRRYQNPSSGSLPPRVRLKPQRYRNEENDSSLKTGLEKMRSSKMAPKPQSRCTSTRSAVFQDVLVFLPRRVDAETRRETAQLFVYSTQAHGGKYMKV is encoded by the exons ATGGCGGCCGTGGCTGCAGAGGCGGCAGCGACTGCAGCGTCCCCCGGGGAGGGGGGCGCCGGCGAGGCCGAGCCGGAGATGGAGCCCATCCCCGGCAGCGAGGCCGGCACTGACCCCCTCCCGGTCACGGCTACTGAAGCATCTGTGCCGGACGGCGAAGCTGACGGGCAGCAGTCCTCTTCTCAGGCCGACGAACCGccgctcccgccgccgccgccgccgccgccgccgccgccgggggaGCTCGCCCGCAGCCCAGAGGCGGCGGGGCTGGAGCTGGAGCCTGAGGAGAAGCTGCCCGCTCGAGTAGTGGAGCCGGCGGCAGCCGCGCCTCAGGAAGGGCCCAGCTTGCCACCTTCTCCTGTACCGCCGCCGGAGGAGCCCCCGGCTCCCGAGAAGCCCCAGGAACCGCCGCTGCCCCAGCCAGCAGCCCCGGCTCTCGTGCCGCCGGCGGGCGGGGACTCCGCGGTGTCGCAACTGATCCCCGGCTCGGAGGTGCGGGTCACGCTGGACCACATCATTGAGGACGCGCTCGTCGTGTCGTTCCGCCTCGGGGAGAAACTCTTCTCCGGGGTCCTCATGGATTTGTCCAAAAG acaTCATGAAACGTATGGTGCAATAGCCCTACTTTTGGTGGGAAAAATATACAGCCATTCTGGTGAAGCA attttggtgttttggccaagaagcatgtgggatcttaacttccCAAGGAGAGATCGAACCTCcctgccctgcattggaag GTTTGGGCCCCATGGGATCCCTGTGACAGTATTTCCCAAAAGGGAATATAAGGATAAACCCGAAGCCATGCAGCTCCAAAGTAATACATTCCAAGAAGGGACAGAAGTCAAGTGTGAAGTGAATGGTGCTGTTCCCAATGACCCTTCTCCTGTCCCGCCTCCTGAGCTCAGCTTGGCCGAAAGCCTGTGGACTTCCAAACCACCACCTCTCTTCCATGAAGGAGCACCTTATCCTCCCCCTTTGTTTATCAGGGACACATATAACCAATCAATACCTCAGCCGCCTCCTCGGAAAATTAAGCGACCCAAACGAAAAATGTACAGGGAAGAACCTACTTCAATAATGAATGCTATCAAACTACGACCCAGGCAAGTTTTGTGTGACAAGTGTAAAAACAGTGTTGTTGCTGAAAAAAAAGAGATTAGGAAAGGTGGTAGTGCAAGTGACTCTTCTAAATATGAAGATAAAAAACGGAGAAATGAAAGCGTAACTACTGTGAACAAGAAACTGAAAACTGACCATAAGGTGGACGGGAGAAGCCACAGTGAAAGCCAGAGAAGAAATGCTGTGGTCAGGGTTCCAAGTATCACCCACAGCAGAGGCCGAGCAGTCAGAGTGCCTGCTCAGGCAAACACGTCAAAAGCTCAGCTAAGTACTAAAAAAGTGCTCCAGAATAAAAACATGGATCATGCAAAAGCTCGGGAAGTGCTGAAAATTGCCAAAGAAAAGGCACAGAAGAAGCAGAGTGAAACCTCTACATCCAGAAGTGCGCATTCAAAAGTCCATTTCACACGTCGATATCAGAACCCTAGCTCAGGCTCCCTTCCACCCCGGGTTCGTTTAAAGCCCCAGAGGTACAGGAATGAAGAGAATGACTCTTCTCTGAAGACCGGACTGGAGAAGATGCGAAGCAGCAAGATGGCACCCAAGCCCCAGTCACGCTGCACCTCTACCCGCTCAGCAG ttttccagGATGTCTTGGTGTTTTTACCACGGAGAGTTGATGCTGAGACGAGAAGAGAAACAGCTCAGCTCTTTGTTTACTCTACTCAA gcACATGGTGGAAAGTACATGAAAGTCTAG
- the PWWP2A gene encoding PWWP domain-containing protein 2A isoform X9: protein MAAVAAEAAATAASPGEGGAGEAEPEMEPIPGSEAGTDPLPVTATEASVPDGEADGQQSSSQADEPPLPPPPPPPPPPPGELARSPEAAGLELEPEEKLPARVVEPAAAAPQEGPSLPPSPVPPPEEPPAPEKPQEPPLPQPAAPALVPPAGGDSAVSQLIPGSEVRVTLDHIIEDALVVSFRLGEKLFSGVLMDLSKRFGPHGIPVTVFPKREYKDKPEAMQLQSNTFQEGTEVKCEVNGAVPNDPSPVPPPELSLAESLWTSKPPPLFHEGAPYPPPLFIRDTYNQSIPQPPPRKIKRPKRKMYREEPTSIMNAIKLRPRQVLCDKCKNSVVAEKKEIRKGGSASDSSKYEDKKRRNESVTTVNKKLKTDHKVDGRSHSESQRRNAVVRVPSITHSRGRAVRVPAQANTSKAQLSTKKVLQNKNMDHAKAREVLKIAKEKAQKKQSETSTSRSAHSKVHFTRRYQNPSSGSLPPRVRLKPQRYRNEENDSSLKTGLEKMRSSKMAPKPQSRCTSTRSAGLNKWQLLHQTVTSAAAPLQCLTDHCGFRLGALTLTVKRAAQRH, encoded by the exons ATGGCGGCCGTGGCTGCAGAGGCGGCAGCGACTGCAGCGTCCCCCGGGGAGGGGGGCGCCGGCGAGGCCGAGCCGGAGATGGAGCCCATCCCCGGCAGCGAGGCCGGCACTGACCCCCTCCCGGTCACGGCTACTGAAGCATCTGTGCCGGACGGCGAAGCTGACGGGCAGCAGTCCTCTTCTCAGGCCGACGAACCGccgctcccgccgccgccgccgccgccgccgccgccgccgggggaGCTCGCCCGCAGCCCAGAGGCGGCGGGGCTGGAGCTGGAGCCTGAGGAGAAGCTGCCCGCTCGAGTAGTGGAGCCGGCGGCAGCCGCGCCTCAGGAAGGGCCCAGCTTGCCACCTTCTCCTGTACCGCCGCCGGAGGAGCCCCCGGCTCCCGAGAAGCCCCAGGAACCGCCGCTGCCCCAGCCAGCAGCCCCGGCTCTCGTGCCGCCGGCGGGCGGGGACTCCGCGGTGTCGCAACTGATCCCCGGCTCGGAGGTGCGGGTCACGCTGGACCACATCATTGAGGACGCGCTCGTCGTGTCGTTCCGCCTCGGGGAGAAACTCTTCTCCGGGGTCCTCATGGATTTGTCCAAAAG GTTTGGGCCCCATGGGATCCCTGTGACAGTATTTCCCAAAAGGGAATATAAGGATAAACCCGAAGCCATGCAGCTCCAAAGTAATACATTCCAAGAAGGGACAGAAGTCAAGTGTGAAGTGAATGGTGCTGTTCCCAATGACCCTTCTCCTGTCCCGCCTCCTGAGCTCAGCTTGGCCGAAAGCCTGTGGACTTCCAAACCACCACCTCTCTTCCATGAAGGAGCACCTTATCCTCCCCCTTTGTTTATCAGGGACACATATAACCAATCAATACCTCAGCCGCCTCCTCGGAAAATTAAGCGACCCAAACGAAAAATGTACAGGGAAGAACCTACTTCAATAATGAATGCTATCAAACTACGACCCAGGCAAGTTTTGTGTGACAAGTGTAAAAACAGTGTTGTTGCTGAAAAAAAAGAGATTAGGAAAGGTGGTAGTGCAAGTGACTCTTCTAAATATGAAGATAAAAAACGGAGAAATGAAAGCGTAACTACTGTGAACAAGAAACTGAAAACTGACCATAAGGTGGACGGGAGAAGCCACAGTGAAAGCCAGAGAAGAAATGCTGTGGTCAGGGTTCCAAGTATCACCCACAGCAGAGGCCGAGCAGTCAGAGTGCCTGCTCAGGCAAACACGTCAAAAGCTCAGCTAAGTACTAAAAAAGTGCTCCAGAATAAAAACATGGATCATGCAAAAGCTCGGGAAGTGCTGAAAATTGCCAAAGAAAAGGCACAGAAGAAGCAGAGTGAAACCTCTACATCCAGAAGTGCGCATTCAAAAGTCCATTTCACACGTCGATATCAGAACCCTAGCTCAGGCTCCCTTCCACCCCGGGTTCGTTTAAAGCCCCAGAGGTACAGGAATGAAGAGAATGACTCTTCTCTGAAGACCGGACTGGAGAAGATGCGAAGCAGCAAGATGGCACCCAAGCCCCAGTCACGCTGCACCTCTACCCGCTCAGCAG GTCTCAACAAATGGCAGCTATTACATCAGACAGTGACGAGCGCTGCTGCTCCCTTACAGTGTCTGACAGACCACTGTGGATTCAGACTGGGAGCACTGACGTTAACAGTGAAACGGGCAG CACAAAGACATTAG
- the PWWP2A gene encoding PWWP domain-containing protein 2A isoform X5, with protein MAAVAAEAAATAASPGEGGAGEAEPEMEPIPGSEAGTDPLPVTATEASVPDGEADGQQSSSQADEPPLPPPPPPPPPPPGELARSPEAAGLELEPEEKLPARVVEPAAAAPQEGPSLPPSPVPPPEEPPAPEKPQEPPLPQPAAPALVPPAGGDSAVSQLIPGSEVRVTLDHIIEDALVVSFRLGEKLFSGVLMDLSKRHHETYGAIALLLVGKIYSHSGEAILVFWPRSMWDLNFPRRDRTSLPCIGRFGPHGIPVTVFPKREYKDKPEAMQLQSNTFQEGTEVKCEVNGAVPNDPSPVPPPELSLAESLWTSKPPPLFHEGAPYPPPLFIRDTYNQSIPQPPPRKIKRPKRKMYREEPTSIMNAIKLRPRQVLCDKCKNSVVAEKKEIRKGGSASDSSKYEDKKRRNESVTTVNKKLKTDHKVDGRSHSESQRRNAVVRVPSITHSRGRAVRVPAQANTSKAQLSTKKVLQNKNMDHAKAREVLKIAKEKAQKKQSETSTSRSAHSKVHFTRRYQNPSSGSLPPRVRLKPQRYRNEENDSSLKTGLEKMRSSKMAPKPQSRCTSTRSAGLNKWQLLHQTVTSAAAPLQCLTDHCGFRLGALTLTVKRAAQRH; from the exons ATGGCGGCCGTGGCTGCAGAGGCGGCAGCGACTGCAGCGTCCCCCGGGGAGGGGGGCGCCGGCGAGGCCGAGCCGGAGATGGAGCCCATCCCCGGCAGCGAGGCCGGCACTGACCCCCTCCCGGTCACGGCTACTGAAGCATCTGTGCCGGACGGCGAAGCTGACGGGCAGCAGTCCTCTTCTCAGGCCGACGAACCGccgctcccgccgccgccgccgccgccgccgccgccgccgggggaGCTCGCCCGCAGCCCAGAGGCGGCGGGGCTGGAGCTGGAGCCTGAGGAGAAGCTGCCCGCTCGAGTAGTGGAGCCGGCGGCAGCCGCGCCTCAGGAAGGGCCCAGCTTGCCACCTTCTCCTGTACCGCCGCCGGAGGAGCCCCCGGCTCCCGAGAAGCCCCAGGAACCGCCGCTGCCCCAGCCAGCAGCCCCGGCTCTCGTGCCGCCGGCGGGCGGGGACTCCGCGGTGTCGCAACTGATCCCCGGCTCGGAGGTGCGGGTCACGCTGGACCACATCATTGAGGACGCGCTCGTCGTGTCGTTCCGCCTCGGGGAGAAACTCTTCTCCGGGGTCCTCATGGATTTGTCCAAAAG acaTCATGAAACGTATGGTGCAATAGCCCTACTTTTGGTGGGAAAAATATACAGCCATTCTGGTGAAGCA attttggtgttttggccaagaagcatgtgggatcttaacttccCAAGGAGAGATCGAACCTCcctgccctgcattggaag GTTTGGGCCCCATGGGATCCCTGTGACAGTATTTCCCAAAAGGGAATATAAGGATAAACCCGAAGCCATGCAGCTCCAAAGTAATACATTCCAAGAAGGGACAGAAGTCAAGTGTGAAGTGAATGGTGCTGTTCCCAATGACCCTTCTCCTGTCCCGCCTCCTGAGCTCAGCTTGGCCGAAAGCCTGTGGACTTCCAAACCACCACCTCTCTTCCATGAAGGAGCACCTTATCCTCCCCCTTTGTTTATCAGGGACACATATAACCAATCAATACCTCAGCCGCCTCCTCGGAAAATTAAGCGACCCAAACGAAAAATGTACAGGGAAGAACCTACTTCAATAATGAATGCTATCAAACTACGACCCAGGCAAGTTTTGTGTGACAAGTGTAAAAACAGTGTTGTTGCTGAAAAAAAAGAGATTAGGAAAGGTGGTAGTGCAAGTGACTCTTCTAAATATGAAGATAAAAAACGGAGAAATGAAAGCGTAACTACTGTGAACAAGAAACTGAAAACTGACCATAAGGTGGACGGGAGAAGCCACAGTGAAAGCCAGAGAAGAAATGCTGTGGTCAGGGTTCCAAGTATCACCCACAGCAGAGGCCGAGCAGTCAGAGTGCCTGCTCAGGCAAACACGTCAAAAGCTCAGCTAAGTACTAAAAAAGTGCTCCAGAATAAAAACATGGATCATGCAAAAGCTCGGGAAGTGCTGAAAATTGCCAAAGAAAAGGCACAGAAGAAGCAGAGTGAAACCTCTACATCCAGAAGTGCGCATTCAAAAGTCCATTTCACACGTCGATATCAGAACCCTAGCTCAGGCTCCCTTCCACCCCGGGTTCGTTTAAAGCCCCAGAGGTACAGGAATGAAGAGAATGACTCTTCTCTGAAGACCGGACTGGAGAAGATGCGAAGCAGCAAGATGGCACCCAAGCCCCAGTCACGCTGCACCTCTACCCGCTCAGCAG GTCTCAACAAATGGCAGCTATTACATCAGACAGTGACGAGCGCTGCTGCTCCCTTACAGTGTCTGACAGACCACTGTGGATTCAGACTGGGAGCACTGACGTTAACAGTGAAACGGGCAG CACAAAGACATTAG
- the PWWP2A gene encoding PWWP domain-containing protein 2A isoform X11, translated as MAAVAAEAAATAASPGEGGAGEAEPEMEPIPGSEAGTDPLPVTATEASVPDGEADGQQSSSQADEPPLPPPPPPPPPPPGELARSPEAAGLELEPEEKLPARVVEPAAAAPQEGPSLPPSPVPPPEEPPAPEKPQEPPLPQPAAPALVPPAGGDSAVSQLIPGSEVRVTLDHIIEDALVVSFRLGEKLFSGVLMDLSKRFGPHGIPVTVFPKREYKDKPEAMQLQSNTFQEGTEVKCEVNGAVPNDPSPVPPPELSLAESLWTSKPPPLFHEGAPYPPPLFIRDTYNQSIPQPPPRKIKRPKRKMYREEPTSIMNAIKLRPRQVLCDKCKNSVVAEKKEIRKGGSASDSSKYEDKKRRNESVTTVNKKLKTDHKVDGRSHSESQRRNAVVRVPSITHSRGRAVRVPAQANTSKAQLSTKKVLQNKNMDHAKAREVLKIAKEKAQKKQSETSTSRSAHSKVHFTRRYQNPSSGSLPPRVRLKPQRYRNEENDSSLKTGLEKMRSSKMAPKPQSRCTSTRSAAQRH; from the exons ATGGCGGCCGTGGCTGCAGAGGCGGCAGCGACTGCAGCGTCCCCCGGGGAGGGGGGCGCCGGCGAGGCCGAGCCGGAGATGGAGCCCATCCCCGGCAGCGAGGCCGGCACTGACCCCCTCCCGGTCACGGCTACTGAAGCATCTGTGCCGGACGGCGAAGCTGACGGGCAGCAGTCCTCTTCTCAGGCCGACGAACCGccgctcccgccgccgccgccgccgccgccgccgccgccgggggaGCTCGCCCGCAGCCCAGAGGCGGCGGGGCTGGAGCTGGAGCCTGAGGAGAAGCTGCCCGCTCGAGTAGTGGAGCCGGCGGCAGCCGCGCCTCAGGAAGGGCCCAGCTTGCCACCTTCTCCTGTACCGCCGCCGGAGGAGCCCCCGGCTCCCGAGAAGCCCCAGGAACCGCCGCTGCCCCAGCCAGCAGCCCCGGCTCTCGTGCCGCCGGCGGGCGGGGACTCCGCGGTGTCGCAACTGATCCCCGGCTCGGAGGTGCGGGTCACGCTGGACCACATCATTGAGGACGCGCTCGTCGTGTCGTTCCGCCTCGGGGAGAAACTCTTCTCCGGGGTCCTCATGGATTTGTCCAAAAG GTTTGGGCCCCATGGGATCCCTGTGACAGTATTTCCCAAAAGGGAATATAAGGATAAACCCGAAGCCATGCAGCTCCAAAGTAATACATTCCAAGAAGGGACAGAAGTCAAGTGTGAAGTGAATGGTGCTGTTCCCAATGACCCTTCTCCTGTCCCGCCTCCTGAGCTCAGCTTGGCCGAAAGCCTGTGGACTTCCAAACCACCACCTCTCTTCCATGAAGGAGCACCTTATCCTCCCCCTTTGTTTATCAGGGACACATATAACCAATCAATACCTCAGCCGCCTCCTCGGAAAATTAAGCGACCCAAACGAAAAATGTACAGGGAAGAACCTACTTCAATAATGAATGCTATCAAACTACGACCCAGGCAAGTTTTGTGTGACAAGTGTAAAAACAGTGTTGTTGCTGAAAAAAAAGAGATTAGGAAAGGTGGTAGTGCAAGTGACTCTTCTAAATATGAAGATAAAAAACGGAGAAATGAAAGCGTAACTACTGTGAACAAGAAACTGAAAACTGACCATAAGGTGGACGGGAGAAGCCACAGTGAAAGCCAGAGAAGAAATGCTGTGGTCAGGGTTCCAAGTATCACCCACAGCAGAGGCCGAGCAGTCAGAGTGCCTGCTCAGGCAAACACGTCAAAAGCTCAGCTAAGTACTAAAAAAGTGCTCCAGAATAAAAACATGGATCATGCAAAAGCTCGGGAAGTGCTGAAAATTGCCAAAGAAAAGGCACAGAAGAAGCAGAGTGAAACCTCTACATCCAGAAGTGCGCATTCAAAAGTCCATTTCACACGTCGATATCAGAACCCTAGCTCAGGCTCCCTTCCACCCCGGGTTCGTTTAAAGCCCCAGAGGTACAGGAATGAAGAGAATGACTCTTCTCTGAAGACCGGACTGGAGAAGATGCGAAGCAGCAAGATGGCACCCAAGCCCCAGTCACGCTGCACCTCTACCCGCTCAGCAG CACAAAGACATTAG
- the PWWP2A gene encoding PWWP domain-containing protein 2A isoform X4 — MAAVAAEAAATAASPGEGGAGEAEPEMEPIPGSEAGTDPLPVTATEASVPDGEADGQQSSSQADEPPLPPPPPPPPPPPGELARSPEAAGLELEPEEKLPARVVEPAAAAPQEGPSLPPSPVPPPEEPPAPEKPQEPPLPQPAAPALVPPAGGDSAVSQLIPGSEVRVTLDHIIEDALVVSFRLGEKLFSGVLMDLSKRHHETYGAIALLLVGKIYSHSGEAILVFWPRSMWDLNFPRRDRTSLPCIGRFGPHGIPVTVFPKREYKDKPEAMQLQSNTFQEGTEVKCEVNGAVPNDPSPVPPPELSLAESLWTSKPPPLFHEGAPYPPPLFIRDTYNQSIPQPPPRKIKRPKRKMYREEPTSIMNAIKLRPRQVLCDKCKNSVVAEKKEIRKGGSASDSSKYEDKKRRNESVTTVNKKLKTDHKVDGRSHSESQRRNAVVRVPSITHSRGRAVRVPAQANTSKAQLSTKKVLQNKNMDHAKAREVLKIAKEKAQKKQSETSTSRSAHSKVHFTRRYQNPSSGSLPPRVRLKPQRYRNEENDSSLKTGLEKMRSSKMAPKPQSRCTSTRSAVFQDVLVFLPRRVDAETRRETAQLFVYSTQHKDISRLLVSWTCTTMTENTRASGLKEIGDSDF, encoded by the exons ATGGCGGCCGTGGCTGCAGAGGCGGCAGCGACTGCAGCGTCCCCCGGGGAGGGGGGCGCCGGCGAGGCCGAGCCGGAGATGGAGCCCATCCCCGGCAGCGAGGCCGGCACTGACCCCCTCCCGGTCACGGCTACTGAAGCATCTGTGCCGGACGGCGAAGCTGACGGGCAGCAGTCCTCTTCTCAGGCCGACGAACCGccgctcccgccgccgccgccgccgccgccgccgccgccgggggaGCTCGCCCGCAGCCCAGAGGCGGCGGGGCTGGAGCTGGAGCCTGAGGAGAAGCTGCCCGCTCGAGTAGTGGAGCCGGCGGCAGCCGCGCCTCAGGAAGGGCCCAGCTTGCCACCTTCTCCTGTACCGCCGCCGGAGGAGCCCCCGGCTCCCGAGAAGCCCCAGGAACCGCCGCTGCCCCAGCCAGCAGCCCCGGCTCTCGTGCCGCCGGCGGGCGGGGACTCCGCGGTGTCGCAACTGATCCCCGGCTCGGAGGTGCGGGTCACGCTGGACCACATCATTGAGGACGCGCTCGTCGTGTCGTTCCGCCTCGGGGAGAAACTCTTCTCCGGGGTCCTCATGGATTTGTCCAAAAG acaTCATGAAACGTATGGTGCAATAGCCCTACTTTTGGTGGGAAAAATATACAGCCATTCTGGTGAAGCA attttggtgttttggccaagaagcatgtgggatcttaacttccCAAGGAGAGATCGAACCTCcctgccctgcattggaag GTTTGGGCCCCATGGGATCCCTGTGACAGTATTTCCCAAAAGGGAATATAAGGATAAACCCGAAGCCATGCAGCTCCAAAGTAATACATTCCAAGAAGGGACAGAAGTCAAGTGTGAAGTGAATGGTGCTGTTCCCAATGACCCTTCTCCTGTCCCGCCTCCTGAGCTCAGCTTGGCCGAAAGCCTGTGGACTTCCAAACCACCACCTCTCTTCCATGAAGGAGCACCTTATCCTCCCCCTTTGTTTATCAGGGACACATATAACCAATCAATACCTCAGCCGCCTCCTCGGAAAATTAAGCGACCCAAACGAAAAATGTACAGGGAAGAACCTACTTCAATAATGAATGCTATCAAACTACGACCCAGGCAAGTTTTGTGTGACAAGTGTAAAAACAGTGTTGTTGCTGAAAAAAAAGAGATTAGGAAAGGTGGTAGTGCAAGTGACTCTTCTAAATATGAAGATAAAAAACGGAGAAATGAAAGCGTAACTACTGTGAACAAGAAACTGAAAACTGACCATAAGGTGGACGGGAGAAGCCACAGTGAAAGCCAGAGAAGAAATGCTGTGGTCAGGGTTCCAAGTATCACCCACAGCAGAGGCCGAGCAGTCAGAGTGCCTGCTCAGGCAAACACGTCAAAAGCTCAGCTAAGTACTAAAAAAGTGCTCCAGAATAAAAACATGGATCATGCAAAAGCTCGGGAAGTGCTGAAAATTGCCAAAGAAAAGGCACAGAAGAAGCAGAGTGAAACCTCTACATCCAGAAGTGCGCATTCAAAAGTCCATTTCACACGTCGATATCAGAACCCTAGCTCAGGCTCCCTTCCACCCCGGGTTCGTTTAAAGCCCCAGAGGTACAGGAATGAAGAGAATGACTCTTCTCTGAAGACCGGACTGGAGAAGATGCGAAGCAGCAAGATGGCACCCAAGCCCCAGTCACGCTGCACCTCTACCCGCTCAGCAG ttttccagGATGTCTTGGTGTTTTTACCACGGAGAGTTGATGCTGAGACGAGAAGAGAAACAGCTCAGCTCTTTGTTTACTCTACTCAA CACAAAGACATTAGCAGGCTGCTGGTTTCATGGACCTGTACCACAATGACAGAGAACACCAGAGCATCAGGACTGAAAGAAATTGGAGACTCAGATTTTTAA